In Streptomyces sannanensis, the DNA window TGCGTACCGCCGTCTGATGGCGCCGTTCCTCGGTCACTGGCAGACGCTGGCGGCCGACTTCCTGCGCACTCCCTGGGACGGGCTGCCCCGCGACCCCTACCGGCTGGCACGCTTCGGGCTGACCGCCCTACAGCCCGCGACCTGGGTCTCCCGCCGGTTCCGGGACGAGCGGGCCCGCGGGCTCTTCGCCGGACTCGCGGCCCATGCCGTGGCGCCGACCAGCGGTTTCGCCACCGGCGGGATCGCCCTGGTCTTCGCGTTGGCCGCGCACGAGGTGGGCTGGCCGATACCGCGCGGAGGCTCCCAGTCGATCTCCGACGCCCTCGCCTCGTACCTGCGGGAGCAGGGCGGCACGATCCACACCGGCACCGAGGTGAAGCGGCTGGACGAGCTGCCGCCCGCCCGCGCGTACGTCTTCGACACCTCGCCGACCGCGCTGGCGCGGATCGCCGGGCTCGGCAACGCCTACAGTCGGTACCGGTACGGAGCATCCGTCTTCAAGATCGACTATGCCCTGTCCGGGCCGGTCCCCTGGACGGCCGAGGAGGCCAGGCGGGCCGGTACGGTCCATGTCGGCCCGACCGCCGGCGAGATCGACGCCGCGCTGTGCGCCGCGGTCGAGGGCCGCGACCCCTCCGTGCCCTTCCTGATCACCGCACAGCCGTCGCTCGTCGACCCGTCCCGCGCCCCCGAGGGCAAGCATGTGTTCTGGGCGTACGGACATGTTCCGAGCGGCTGGGAGGGCGACGCCACCGAGGTCGTCGAGCGCCAGCTGGAGCGCTTTGCACCCGGATTCCGCGACCTGGTGCTCGCCCGGGCCGTCGCGGGCCCGCCCCAGCTGGCCGCGCGCAACGCCAACTATGTGAACGGCGACTTTGCGTGCGGCGCCTTCGCCGGTCTGCAGACACTGATCAGGCCCAAGCTGGCCCGGGTGCCGTACGCCACCGCGCACCCGTCGGTGTTCCTCTGCTCCGCCGCGACACCGCCGGGCCCCGGTGTGCACGGCATGTCGGGGCATCACGCCGCCAGGGCGGTGTGGCGCAGGCTCCGTAATGTGAAGCCATGACCGAGATCAGGCTCGTACGCGGAGACATCACCCAGCAGCACGCCGACGCCATCGTCAACGCCGCCAATTCCAGCCTCCTCGGCGGCGGGGGCGTCGACGGCGCGATCCACCGGCGCGGCGGGCCGGAGATCCTCGACGAGTGCCGCAGGCTGCGCGCCTCCCACTACGGCAAGGGCCTGCCCACAGGCCAGGCCGTCGCCACCACCGCGGGCCGGCTCGACGCCCGGTGGGTGATCCACACGGTCGGCCCCGTCTGGTCGAAGGACGAGGACCGTTCGGCGCTGCTCGCCTCCTGCTACCGCGAGTCGCTGCGGGTGGCCGACGAGCTCGGTGCGCGCACGGTGGCCTTCCCGGCGATCTCCACCGGCATCTACGGCTGGCCGATCGACGACGGCGCCCGGATCGCGGTGCAGACGGTGCGGGACACGGAGACGGCCGTGGAGGAGGTCCGGTTCGTCCTCTTCGACGAGGCGGCGTACGCGGCCTTTGCCACGCAGGTCCACTGACGGATGGCGTTGTTTGGTTCACCCGTCTCCCCTGAGTCCCGTGCGGAGCTGCGCCGAACATGTCGGCGTCTGCAGGAGGTGCCGGCATGTTCGGCCTCAACGGTCCTGCTCGACTGCTCGGGCGGAGAGGTGCCATGGGCCAGATAGCGCCGGCCGACGCTGGTAAGCATGGCGCTCCACTGCCCCGCCGACGGGATACCTTCGGCTCCCCTCGGTTCTGCAGCGCCCGACAGCTCCGTTTGTACGAGCTGCCCCAGACGCCGTCGGGGCACCCTTGTTTGGCCCACTACAACACCGTCGGCTGACGTTCGTTGAGCTGCACCTTCAGATGAGCCTCCACCTGGGACGATTGCGCCGCGGCATAGGCGATCGAACTGCGCTCACCTTTCATGGGGATGGGGACTGATGTGACCGAGCAGCCGGTTTTTCTGTTGGGCGAGGGCCTGAACGCTCTGGAGCCTGCCGCCTTCGATACGGAGGCGGAGTTCCAGGCACTTCTCGCCCGTCACCCCCGAATCCTGGACTTTGGCTCGCTGGCCGACGGGCGCCCCCTGCGACTTGTTCTGGTGGCGCGCGAGATGAGGGTTCCCACCGGCGCTGAGAGTAACTCGACGTACTGGCTGGACCACTTGTTCGTGGACGCGGACGGGGTGCCGACCCTGGTGGAGGTCAAGCGGGCGTCCGACACCCGCATACGACGCGAGGTCGTGGGCCAGATGCTCGACTACGCGGCCAACGGGGCGCGCTACTGGCCTGCCGCTTTGCTTCAGCAGACGTTCGAAGAAACCTGTGCCGCGGACGGGCGAAGCGTCGAAGACGCCTACCAGGAACTGCTGGGCAGCCAGTCACCTGACGAGTTCTGGGCAACCGTTGAGGAGCGGCTCGCGGCCGGACGGATGCGGCTGCTCTTCGTGGCCGACCGGATACCTCTGGAGCTCAGGGCCATCGTCGAGTTCCTGAACCGTCAGCTGCGGCAGACCGATGTCTACGCGGTCGAGCTGACCCAGTACCGGGGCAACGGTGATCACCGCGTGCTCGTTCCGAGGGTTCACGGCGAGGTGGCCACGGCAAACAAGATTCAGACGGGCTCCGGCCGGAGCGGCCGACAGTGGACCCGGGCCGACATGGAGGCGGCGCTGGAGAGCCGTGGCCCCGAGCAGCGGGAAGCCGCCCGCGCGCTGCTTGATCACGCGGCTGCTATGGGGCGGCCTGTGGGGAACAAAGCGGCGTACCCCAGCCTCTCCGTCTATGTTCCGGCCTCGGGAAAGCAGGTGCCTGTCTGGACGCTGTCACTGCGCGAGAACCCGGACAAGGATGATCTCGCTTTCAGTTTCGGATCGATTACCCATCACCTGGGCCGGGAGGCCGCATCCGCCTTCGCCGACTCCCTGCCTGCCGTGGACGGACTCCAGCAGAAGCTCTCGGTGCAGCGGGAGAAGGGCTTCACCGGCTGGCCGTCGGTTTCCCTGACGGAACTGGCCGTCCAGCCGGATGCCCTGCAACAGATCCTCACAGCCATCGAGCGGCTGATGGGCGCGCGCATCGAGTGATCGGCCGCATCTGACGCCGGGTGCTTCCGGGAAGGCGCACGGTAGGGTCTACCAGGTGGTTTGCCCGGTTGGGCCGGGCACGGGGTGTGAGGGAGGCTGGAAAGTGACAGCAACTGGGGGGAAGCCCGTACCCAAGCCCGGCCCGCCGAAGCCCGCCCAGCAGTGGTTCCAGGAGCGGCCTTCGCCGTATGCGTGGGAGCAGGACGCGTTGGACCATGTCCGCCGACTGCTGCCCGCCGCAGAACCGTACCGGGCCTGGGCCACCTTCTCCTTCACCGCTCAGTCCGGACGGATCAACGAATGCGATCTGCTCGTCGCCGTGCCGGCGGGCCTGTTCCTGGTCGAGATCAAGAGCCACCCGGGAGAGCTGCACAACACAGGTTCCACCTGGAGCTTCCGCGGCAGCGACCGCACGCGGACCATCAACAACCCGCTGCACTTCAACGACATCAAATCGAAGGAACTCCGCAGCCAGCTGCGCTGGGCCGCCCGCAAGCTCAAGATCGACGAGCGGGATGTGCCGCGGATCGAGCCCGCCGTGTTCCTGTCGTCCCCCGACCTGACGAGTCACCTGGACGAGATCCAGCGCATCCGGGTCTACGGACGCGACGACGGAGCCGGCGGGCTGGCCCGCATCTGGCAGGACTTCCTCGGACTGCCCCCGGACCGCCCCGAGCGGCGCATCACGCCGGAGTTCTCCCGTCACACGCTGCCCAGGCTGCTGCGCACCATCGGCATCCGCCAGTCCACCGGGCACCTCCGGTTCGGCGACACCTGGAAGCTGCGCGCGCACCCCCTCGACGCCGGCACGTCCTGGGAGGACCGCCTCGCCGTACGTGACGACGGACTCGTACAGGAGGAGGGACGGGTCCGCATCTACTTGGTCAGCCAGGGGGCGACGGATGTCGCCAGGAAGACCACGGAGCGTGCCGCCCGCCGTGAATACCAGGTACTGCAAGGCATTACGCACCGGGGCATCGTCGATGCGGTCGAGTTCCGTGAGCACGAGGCGGGACCGGCGATCCTCTTCCGCCACCGCCAGACGGACCTGCGCCTGGACCAGTACCTGGACACGTACGGCAGCAAGCTCACTGCCGAGCTCCGTCTCGACATGGTGCGCCAGCTCGCCGAAGCCGTCCGCTACGCCCACAACCGGTCCCTGTACCACCGCGCGCTCGCGGCTCGGTCCGTCTATGTGTCCTTCCGCGGCGACGGGGCCGCCCCCGAGTTGCGGATCACGGACTGGCAGACCGCCGCCCGGGACTTCGACAGCAACGCCACGTTCTTCCGGTCCATCGGCGGCTCGGCCCTCGATGCCGCCCTGATCGAGGACGAGGCCCTCGTCTATCTCGCGCCCGAGACCGACCAGCCGTACGCCGACCCAGCCGATCTAGACATCTTCGGTCTGGGCGCCGTCGCACACCTCATCCTGACCGGCCAGCCGCCGGCCCGGCAGCGCAGCGCACTCACCGAACGCCTGCGCGCCGACTCGGGCTTGCGTCTCTTCGCGGTGGCGGACGGGCTCTCGGAGGCCCTGGACAACCTGGTCTTCTCGGCCACCCGCTCCGATGTGAACGACCGGCTGAGCTCGGCTGAGGCCTTCCTGGACCTGCTGGACGAGGCCGAGCGGGCCGGTGCCCTGCCCGAGTCCACGGCGGCAGCCGCCGACCCGCTGGACGCCCTGCCGGGCCAGGCCCTCGACGCCGAGTGGTCGGTCCGCCGCGTTCTGGGTACGGGCGCCACGGCCCGTGCCCTGCTGGTGGAGCGGGCGGTCGAGGACGAGGACGGCGACGTACGCATCGACGAGCACGTCTTCAAGGTGGCGCTCGACGAGGAGAAGGCGGAGCGGCTTCGTGCCGAAGCCCGGGCGCTCAAACTCGTCGGCGGCGGGGCCGTCGTCCAGTTGCGCGGGGAGGAGCTGCGCGAGATCGGCGGACGGACCGTCCTGGAGCTGGAATACGCCGGTGAGCAGTCCCTCGGCGCACGGCTGCGCGGCAAGGGCCGGCTCACCTACCACGAGCTCGAACGCTTCGGCGAAGACCTCTTCCAGGCTCTCGACCAGCTGGCCGCGCACGGACTGCGGCACCGGGACATCAAGCCCGACAACTTCGGCATCCACCGGCGCAAGGACCGCACCTGGCAGCTGAAGCTGTTCGACTTCTCCCTGACCGATGCTTCCGACCGCGACGTGAAGGCGGGCACCCGCGGGTATCTCGACCCCTTCCTGGGGTCGGTCCGTCGCACCCACTACGACGACCACGCCGAGTACTACGCCGCGGCCGTCACCCTGCACGAGATGGCCGGCGGCGAGCGGCCCCTGTGGGGCGACGGCCAGGTCGATCCGCTCACCAACGAGTCCGCCGAACTCCACATCGCCGACGAGCTGTTCGAGCCCGCTCTGCGAGACGGCCTGCGCGCCTTCTTCGAACGCGCCCTGCACCGCGAGATCGAGCGCCGCTTCGACACCCTCCGGCAGATGAAGGACGCCTGGCAGGACGTCTTCCGCGCCGCCGACGCGACCCGCCCCACCACCACCCCGTCCACCGTGGGCACCGCGGCCGAGGACACCGACGAAGCCCGGGACCGCGCGGCGGAAGCGGCCGACGCCGACACGCTCCTGGAGGCCGCCGGTCTCTCCCCGCGTGCCGTCTCCGTGGCCAACGGCCTGGGCGCCACGAAGGTCGGCCAGCTGCTGGACATCCAGCCGTACGCCATCTCCAAGGCCCGGGGCGCCGGCGCCCTCGTCCGCAAGGAGCTCAACCGGCGGCGCAAGCAGTGGGCCACTGCCCTGCGCGGTAAGCCCGCGGCCGTGGCATCGGCTCCCTCGGGACAGACCGCCGCACAGAGTGCAGAGATGGTGGGCGCGGAGGCGCTCCGCGTCCTGTCGATAGACGACATGGCCGCCCTGCTCGCCCCCGAGCCGGGGCGCAAGGGCTCTCACCGTGAGCCGGTCGTACGGCTCACCCTCGGCCTCCCGCCGGAGGAGGGCGGGCTGTCCCCGCTCGGCCCCTGGCCTGTCCAGGCCCGCATCGCCGACCACCTCGAGATCAAGCAGCCACCCGTCTCCCGCCATCACCGCATCGAGATCAAGAAGTGGGCGGAGGCCGAGTGGCTGTGCGCCGTCCGTACGGAGCTCGCGGAAATCGTCGAGACCGCCGGCGGGCGGGTCATGACCGCCCATGAGGCGGCGGCCGAGCTGCGGTCGCGTCATGGCGCCGGCGAGGACACCCCACCGCGCACCCTCGCCCGTTCGCTGGCGGTCGTACGCGCCGCCGTCGAGGCGGAGACCGGCGACGAGACCGAAGGCCACGAGCCGCGGCTTGCCGTCCACCGCCGGGGCGACACCATCCTGCTCGCCTGCGAGTCCCTGCCCGGTACCGACGACCCGAGCCCGCGTGAACTGGCCGACTACGCCTCCGCGCTCGGCACGACGGCGGAGAAGCTGGCCGGGCAGGAGCCGCTGCCGGGGCACGCGGAGGTGGTCCGCGAGCTGCGGGCCGTACCGCCCCCGGAGGGTCTCGCCCCGCTCGCCGACACCCGCCTCGTCACCCTCGGGGCGGCCATAAGCCCGGTCGTCGAGACCACTCCCCGCCTGGAGCTGTATCCGCGCGATCTCGGTCTGGAACGTGCCCTGCGCATCTCGCAGGCCGGTGCGGGCGTGCGGGCGGAGCGTGGCATCACCCCGGTGGAGCTGGTGGCCCGAATCAAGGCCCGGTTCCCGGAGCTCCAGGCGCTGGCCGAGGGCCGCGAGCCCACCCATGTCGAACTGGAGGACGCCCTCCAGGCGGCCCGCTTCGACCTCCGCTACGACCTCGACACCGACACCTTCCTGCTGCCTGCCGCCCGGACCACCCACACGGTGACCGCGTCGGGTGGCCTGACCAGCCTCCTGCCGCCGCCCCGCGCCGCCTCCCGTGCCGACCGTGAGGACCCGCACGGCGCGGTCCGCGAGCGGCTCGCGGAGCGGGCCCGGCGCGGCGGCTTTCTGGCCCTGACCGTCAAGGGCGTCCGGCTGCCGGGTACGCCCGAGGCCGTTGCCGCCGCCTTCCCCGTCCGGGCAGTGGACCTGGGTGAGGTGTTCCTCGCCGAGTTCCAGCGGCTGGTGGCGGAGAAGGGCTACGACTGGCAGATGGTGCTGCGCGCGGACGGCGCCTCCGCCCCCGGCCGCATCAAGCCGGGCCTGGCCAGCTTCGTCAAGGTGGTCTGGCAGCGGGTCGCCGACGACCTGCGGACCCGCACCACGGCCCCGCGCACGGTTCTGTTCCTGCACGACGCCGGACTGATCGCCCGGTACTGGGACGAGGGAGGCCACGCCTTCCTCGTCGCCCTCCAGGGGGCGGCCCGGCGGCCGGCGGAGAACCCGCACGGCGTGTGGCTGCTCTGCCCGACGGAATCGCGCGCGGCCCAGCCGCTGCTGGACGGCCGGACGGTCGAGGTGATTCCTGGGGACGGGGAACTGGCTTACCTGGACGGGGCGTTCCTGGAGGCGCTGGGGAGGGTGTGAGGGGTTTTGAAGGGGCGGGGTGCTGTTTCCCGGTTCCGGCCAGGTACAGCACCCCGCCTTTGAGCTGTTGGTGGGTCAGGCCACCGGCTTACGCGCGACTCCGCCTCGGCGGCCGATGTCGAAGGCGAGCCGGTAGATGTCCGGCAGGTCGATCGACCTGTTGGTGCGTTCGGTCATGACACCCAGATCCAGAAGTTCCCGGATGATCTCGTCGTGGTCGTCGAGGTTCCTGGGACCGGTGCCGTGCTCCCCGTCCTTGAGCAGCTTGCTGATCTCGGAACGCAACTTGTTGCTGTCCCAGGCGAACCACACAACCGAGCGTTCCATCGGCACCTGGCTGCCCCCGAGGAGTTCGACGGCCTTCGCGGCCCACCCGATGTCGTCCTTCAGCTCGTCGACGCGGTCCGTGGCCGAGGCACTGAGACTGTCCCGGATCGCGTCGTAATGCAGCGGCAGCGTGTGAGTGACCCATCGCTCGGAGGTGAGCTGCGTTGACCGGAGCAGCGTACGCAGCCACGTACGGGGGCTGACCCGGCCGAGGCCGTCCTGCAGATGATTGGGCACCCAGGTGTATGTGTGCCCCTTGCGGCGGTCGGTGCCCATGAAGGGGCCCGCGAGGGTGATGAACACCTCTTCCTGCCGCTTCTGGTCCGCGAGGAGATCGACCGGCGCGATGAACCGGCCCTCGCCCTCCTGCCGCCAGACGCCGGTCGCTTCCCGGAAGGCCTGCGCCTGCTCGCTGGGGTGGTTGCCGAGTTGGTGGAAGAGCAGCCCGTACAGATTCTCCCGGCTCCAGCCCAGGTCGGTGGCGTTGGCGCCCAGCTTCGAGGCGTCCGCGAAGTCCCGTGGGGCGCTCTTGTACATGTCGGGCCGCACGAAGATCTTGGCGCGCAGTGTGCCGGTGGTGAGCCGGAGTTCCAGCGCGGCTTCGAACAGTCCGCCGAGCAGCCGGTCGAGCTGCCGTCGGTCGTTGTGCAAGTGGTCGAGATCATCGAAGAGGAGGACGAGTGACCTGCCCTGCTCCCTGGCCTCGCGGTCGGCGCGTCGCAGGGTGGCTTCGTACTTCTCGCCGTTCCGCTGCGTCCACTCGATGCGTTCGGACCACGTCTCCAGCGCCTGCACCTCAGGGTGGCGAAGCGCTATGAGAATGACGGTCGACCAGAGGTCCAGCGGCTTGACACCCGCCTCGACCAGGGCGGCGATGGCCCGCTTTCCGGGGAACACCGGCTCGTCTCCGCCTTCCCGGCCGAACGCGGTGATCACATCGGTGCGTTGCAGGCGAGGCATCATGTACGACTCGGCGGCGACCCGGCGCAGTTCGGGGTCGGTCAACGCCTTCGCCCAGTACGTCTTGCCCGTGCCGCGCGCCCCGCGCACGACCGTCACGTCCGGGTCCAGCGCGAGGCGGTGGGAGGACGGGGTGAACATGGTCCGCAGGTCCGGGCTGCTGGTGTTCGCGTCCGGGGCGGAACCGAGAGCGTCGATCAGCAGCGTGCGGGTCGCCTGGACGGCGGGATCGTTCATGACTTGTCCTCGTACGGGTCCAGCACCAGTCTCTCCACCGTGTCGACGAACTCGCGGTAGGCGGCGCGGACGAACGGCAGCTCCGGCCATTTGCGGCTGCGCAGCGGATCCAGCCCGACCAGATCGTTGCCGAAAAGGACCGGGATGGGCGCGTACGGCTTGTCGTCCACATCGCCCTGCGCGGGAAGGAACGGCTCGGCGTACTCGTCCCCCGGCAGGTTGTAGAGCGTGTCCACGAAAGCGTCGTAGGCATGCCGGCGCAGGGTGCCCAGCCGGTCTATGTCACCGGCGGAGTGGAACATGGCGGCCACGATCCTGACCCGGTCGCGCAGGGCGCGGG includes these proteins:
- a CDS encoding NAD(P)/FAD-dependent oxidoreductase is translated as MPSMLDVVVVGAGPNGLTAAAELARRGFSVAVFEAEDTVGGGARTEELTLPGFRHDPCSAVHPLGIGSPAFAAMPLHRHGLEWLHPDVPLAHPFPDGGAAVLTRSVGESAASLGPRDAGAYRRLMAPFLGHWQTLAADFLRTPWDGLPRDPYRLARFGLTALQPATWVSRRFRDERARGLFAGLAAHAVAPTSGFATGGIALVFALAAHEVGWPIPRGGSQSISDALASYLREQGGTIHTGTEVKRLDELPPARAYVFDTSPTALARIAGLGNAYSRYRYGASVFKIDYALSGPVPWTAEEARRAGTVHVGPTAGEIDAALCAAVEGRDPSVPFLITAQPSLVDPSRAPEGKHVFWAYGHVPSGWEGDATEVVERQLERFAPGFRDLVLARAVAGPPQLAARNANYVNGDFACGAFAGLQTLIRPKLARVPYATAHPSVFLCSAATPPGPGVHGMSGHHAARAVWRRLRNVKP
- a CDS encoding O-acetyl-ADP-ribose deacetylase; the encoded protein is MTEIRLVRGDITQQHADAIVNAANSSLLGGGGVDGAIHRRGGPEILDECRRLRASHYGKGLPTGQAVATTAGRLDARWVIHTVGPVWSKDEDRSALLASCYRESLRVADELGARTVAFPAISTGIYGWPIDDGARIAVQTVRDTETAVEEVRFVLFDEAAYAAFATQVH
- the pglW gene encoding BREX system serine/threonine kinase PglW, which produces MTATGGKPVPKPGPPKPAQQWFQERPSPYAWEQDALDHVRRLLPAAEPYRAWATFSFTAQSGRINECDLLVAVPAGLFLVEIKSHPGELHNTGSTWSFRGSDRTRTINNPLHFNDIKSKELRSQLRWAARKLKIDERDVPRIEPAVFLSSPDLTSHLDEIQRIRVYGRDDGAGGLARIWQDFLGLPPDRPERRITPEFSRHTLPRLLRTIGIRQSTGHLRFGDTWKLRAHPLDAGTSWEDRLAVRDDGLVQEEGRVRIYLVSQGATDVARKTTERAARREYQVLQGITHRGIVDAVEFREHEAGPAILFRHRQTDLRLDQYLDTYGSKLTAELRLDMVRQLAEAVRYAHNRSLYHRALAARSVYVSFRGDGAAPELRITDWQTAARDFDSNATFFRSIGGSALDAALIEDEALVYLAPETDQPYADPADLDIFGLGAVAHLILTGQPPARQRSALTERLRADSGLRLFAVADGLSEALDNLVFSATRSDVNDRLSSAEAFLDLLDEAERAGALPESTAAAADPLDALPGQALDAEWSVRRVLGTGATARALLVERAVEDEDGDVRIDEHVFKVALDEEKAERLRAEARALKLVGGGAVVQLRGEELREIGGRTVLELEYAGEQSLGARLRGKGRLTYHELERFGEDLFQALDQLAAHGLRHRDIKPDNFGIHRRKDRTWQLKLFDFSLTDASDRDVKAGTRGYLDPFLGSVRRTHYDDHAEYYAAAVTLHEMAGGERPLWGDGQVDPLTNESAELHIADELFEPALRDGLRAFFERALHREIERRFDTLRQMKDAWQDVFRAADATRPTTTPSTVGTAAEDTDEARDRAAEAADADTLLEAAGLSPRAVSVANGLGATKVGQLLDIQPYAISKARGAGALVRKELNRRRKQWATALRGKPAAVASAPSGQTAAQSAEMVGAEALRVLSIDDMAALLAPEPGRKGSHREPVVRLTLGLPPEEGGLSPLGPWPVQARIADHLEIKQPPVSRHHRIEIKKWAEAEWLCAVRTELAEIVETAGGRVMTAHEAAAELRSRHGAGEDTPPRTLARSLAVVRAAVEAETGDETEGHEPRLAVHRRGDTILLACESLPGTDDPSPRELADYASALGTTAEKLAGQEPLPGHAEVVRELRAVPPPEGLAPLADTRLVTLGAAISPVVETTPRLELYPRDLGLERALRISQAGAGVRAERGITPVELVARIKARFPELQALAEGREPTHVELEDALQAARFDLRYDLDTDTFLLPAARTTHTVTASGGLTSLLPPPRAASRADREDPHGAVRERLAERARRGGFLALTVKGVRLPGTPEAVAAAFPVRAVDLGEVFLAEFQRLVAEKGYDWQMVLRADGASAPGRIKPGLASFVKVVWQRVADDLRTRTTAPRTVLFLHDAGLIARYWDEGGHAFLVALQGAARRPAENPHGVWLLCPTESRAAQPLLDGRTVEVIPGDGELAYLDGAFLEALGRV